From the Arthrobacter sp. PM3 genome, one window contains:
- a CDS encoding RNA polymerase sigma factor: protein MGEHGPGFEPDLDEGSIVARAQDGDLAAFEHLVLTYQYRLFRLAYRMVNDRGEAEDIVQETLTTSWRGLPMLADVDAFGGWIYRLATNKCLDLLRKRSAHAENIIDVEEMETIAESGCRAVSAAMDPAREAEWSAEQDGLTAVLNTLPPAQRACWLLRELHGRSYAEIGVTLKISPAVVRGTLARARHQIADGMSQWR from the coding sequence ATGGGTGAGCATGGCCCCGGCTTCGAACCGGATCTGGACGAGGGCAGTATCGTCGCCCGTGCCCAGGACGGCGATCTGGCAGCCTTCGAACACCTCGTGCTCACCTATCAGTACAGACTCTTTAGGCTGGCGTATCGGATGGTCAACGACCGCGGCGAAGCCGAAGACATCGTGCAGGAGACTCTGACAACGAGCTGGCGCGGTCTTCCCATGCTCGCTGACGTCGATGCTTTCGGCGGCTGGATCTACCGGCTGGCAACGAACAAATGCCTGGACCTGCTGCGCAAACGATCCGCCCATGCCGAGAACATCATCGACGTGGAGGAAATGGAAACCATTGCCGAAAGTGGCTGCCGCGCGGTGTCGGCCGCAATGGATCCAGCCCGAGAGGCTGAATGGTCTGCCGAACAGGATGGCCTGACCGCAGTCCTGAACACTCTTCCCCCGGCACAGAGGGCATGCTGGCTGCTGCGGGAACTGCACGGACGCAGTTACGCCGAGATTGGTGTAACACTGAAGATAAGCCCGGCAGTAGTCCGGGGCACACTCGCGCGGGCACGGCACCAGATAGCAGACGGGATGAGCCAATGGCGCTAG
- a CDS encoding cell wall metabolism sensor histidine kinase WalK: protein MQTSELLTIVGWALAWGAVIGAASLLILKPLRRASFAVQICVVVLAAVAVLIAGMVSAFNAMFISARDLEVMWYVLAVASAVAVAIALVLGARVSRNARALVEAARSIGRGENPGIQSPVMSHELAALAAELESSSRKLEESRQREAAAENARRELVSWISHDLRTPLASMRAMTEALEDGMAADVPGYYRKIIAQTDLMAGMVNDLLELSKISAGTLRLKAEPLDLYDLASDAIADLAALAQQHGVTLDGGGRRECLALADGPSMGRAVRNVVLNAIVHSPPGSHVTVEVGREGDRAVVAVTDGCGGIPAEDLPHVFEAGWQKDPARRRAVRWSAPDGGHGAPGPAESPDTLPYSGAGLGLSIVAGIVRAHEGAVTVENVDGGCRFSLLLPIQEQPAPELPRPEPADGKLLAGDTP, encoded by the coding sequence GTGCAGACCTCTGAACTCCTGACGATCGTCGGCTGGGCCCTGGCATGGGGAGCCGTGATCGGGGCAGCGTCCCTGCTCATCCTCAAACCGCTGCGCCGGGCCTCCTTCGCCGTCCAGATCTGCGTGGTGGTCCTGGCCGCCGTCGCCGTCTTGATCGCCGGCATGGTCAGCGCCTTCAACGCCATGTTCATCTCGGCACGGGACCTGGAAGTCATGTGGTACGTCCTGGCGGTCGCCTCGGCGGTGGCCGTCGCCATCGCCTTGGTGCTCGGCGCCCGGGTGTCGCGGAACGCCCGGGCACTGGTCGAGGCCGCCCGAAGCATCGGCCGCGGCGAGAACCCGGGGATCCAGTCCCCGGTGATGAGCCATGAGCTTGCCGCCCTTGCGGCCGAGCTCGAGTCCAGCAGCCGGAAGCTGGAGGAGTCCCGGCAGCGCGAGGCCGCCGCCGAGAACGCCCGCCGCGAACTCGTCAGCTGGATCTCCCATGACCTGCGGACCCCGCTGGCGAGCATGCGCGCCATGACGGAGGCGCTGGAAGACGGCATGGCCGCGGACGTGCCCGGCTATTACCGCAAGATCATCGCGCAGACCGACCTCATGGCCGGTATGGTCAACGACCTCCTGGAGTTATCGAAGATCTCTGCCGGCACCCTCCGGCTCAAGGCCGAGCCGCTGGATCTCTACGATCTCGCCAGCGACGCCATCGCCGACCTCGCCGCGCTGGCGCAGCAGCATGGGGTGACGCTCGACGGCGGCGGCCGGCGGGAATGCCTGGCCCTCGCCGACGGCCCCTCGATGGGGCGCGCCGTCCGGAACGTCGTGCTCAACGCCATCGTCCACAGCCCGCCGGGCTCGCACGTCACAGTGGAGGTCGGCCGGGAGGGGGACCGGGCCGTCGTCGCGGTCACGGACGGCTGCGGCGGGATCCCGGCCGAGGACCTGCCGCATGTGTTCGAGGCCGGTTGGCAGAAGGACCCTGCCCGGCGGCGCGCGGTCCGGTGGTCCGCCCCGGACGGCGGACACGGCGCGCCGGGACCGGCAGAATCGCCGGACACCTTGCCCTACAGCGGGGCCGGCCTGGGCCTGAGCATCGTCGCCGGGATCGTGCGCGCCCATGAGGGCGCCGTCACGGTGGAAAATGTCGACGGCGGATGCCGCTTCTCGCTGCTGCTGCCAATTCAGGAACAGCCAGCGCCGGAACTCCCGCGGCCGGAGCCCGCGGACGGCAAGCTTCTTGCCGGAGACACACCGTGA
- a CDS encoding Asp23/Gls24 family envelope stress response protein, which produces MNPQGVNALPLPGAGDGDGDVGETGARGQTVMAAKVIEKIATQVVSDESSAGGFLGIGPRAGFSPRPKVSVELSGNIATLSVEVGMLYPVPLRQATEALRRRIRTRLNELTGVDVRQIDIRISSLSTGADTNGRRRLL; this is translated from the coding sequence ATGAACCCGCAAGGAGTGAACGCCTTGCCCTTGCCCGGTGCCGGAGACGGGGACGGGGACGTCGGCGAAACGGGCGCCCGCGGGCAGACCGTCATGGCAGCCAAGGTGATCGAGAAAATCGCCACCCAGGTGGTCAGCGACGAATCTTCCGCCGGCGGATTCCTGGGCATCGGACCCCGGGCTGGTTTCTCCCCCCGGCCGAAGGTCTCCGTGGAACTCTCCGGGAACATTGCGACCCTAAGCGTGGAAGTCGGCATGCTGTATCCGGTGCCGTTACGCCAGGCCACCGAGGCCCTGCGCCGCCGGATCAGGACCAGGCTGAACGAGCTGACCGGAGTCGACGTCCGACAAATCGATATCAGGATCTCATCGCTAAGCACCGGCGCCGACACCAACGGACGGAGGAGGTTGCTGTGA
- a CDS encoding DUF6286 domain-containing protein: MSRHERRSQRLRHRPSRAIPALIAGLLLLAVGAALVWLAISLLVNGTWPPLLQEPRDRLAALAWNDPALRQIAIAAIAAGVILLLCAIIPGEFSAFTIDDSDTTGAGDEVRPAQEEETVISRRAVARLAKARCLQIDGVDTAAATATTRHVRLSVKTYLHEPGDLRVTITDAVRARLQESGLSPVPQVTAKVRSKD, translated from the coding sequence GTGAGCAGGCACGAGCGACGGTCCCAGCGCCTGCGGCACCGGCCCAGCCGCGCCATCCCGGCACTCATCGCCGGTCTCCTGCTCCTGGCCGTCGGCGCGGCCCTGGTCTGGCTGGCCATCAGCCTGCTGGTCAACGGTACATGGCCTCCCCTGCTGCAGGAACCACGCGACCGGCTCGCCGCGCTGGCATGGAACGACCCCGCCCTGCGGCAGATTGCGATAGCCGCCATTGCCGCAGGGGTGATCCTGTTACTGTGCGCCATCATTCCCGGGGAGTTCAGTGCCTTCACAATCGATGATTCCGACACAACCGGTGCCGGGGATGAGGTGCGGCCGGCGCAGGAGGAGGAAACCGTGATCAGCCGCCGTGCCGTAGCCCGCTTGGCGAAGGCGCGGTGCCTGCAGATCGACGGAGTGGACACAGCCGCAGCGACAGCCACCACCCGGCACGTACGCCTGAGCGTGAAGACTTACCTGCACGAGCCGGGCGACCTGCGCGTCACAATCACCGACGCTGTCCGGGCACGCCTGCAAGAATCCGGGCTCTCCCCGGTTCCTCAGGTTACCGCCAAGGTCCGGTCCAAGGACTAA
- a CDS encoding Asp23/Gls24 family envelope stress response protein, which produces MTETPRTPGVSSGVATTPDEQVHGSAVEHPKARDALHTDRGDTTIEETVVQKLAGMATREVPGVFAMGSAGRRAFSALTERIPGSQTNVSGGVSVEKGERQAAVDVSIIIEYGFSVVEVSQAIRRNIIQSVERATGLEVLEVNINVTDVHLPDDDRSDQQVQKTQLQ; this is translated from the coding sequence ATGACAGAGACACCCAGGACGCCCGGGGTTTCCAGCGGCGTCGCGACCACACCCGACGAGCAGGTGCACGGCAGCGCGGTGGAACATCCGAAGGCGCGGGACGCACTGCACACCGATCGCGGCGACACGACGATCGAGGAAACCGTCGTGCAGAAGCTGGCCGGCATGGCCACCCGCGAGGTTCCCGGCGTGTTCGCCATGGGCAGTGCCGGCCGGCGCGCGTTCAGCGCCCTGACCGAGCGCATTCCCGGGTCCCAGACCAATGTCAGCGGCGGCGTCAGTGTGGAAAAGGGCGAACGCCAGGCAGCCGTCGATGTGTCCATCATCATCGAGTACGGGTTCTCCGTGGTGGAGGTCAGCCAGGCTATCCGCCGCAACATCATTCAGTCCGTTGAGCGCGCCACCGGATTGGAAGTGCTCGAGGTGAACATCAATGTCACCGATGTCCACCTGCCCGACGACGACCGCAGCGACCAGCAGGTCCAGAAGACCCAACTGCAGTAA
- a CDS encoding molybdenum cofactor biosynthesis protein MoaE, whose protein sequence is MGTDTGFDIVHAVLSAEPISVDQAIAAVESDTAGAVVSFSGVVRNHDGGKPVTRLSYSAHPTAHQVMADVVARLVAEHSAPAAGQESDGVGGEGGAGRAQQPVRIWAAHRIGMLEIGDPALVCAVSAAHRGQAFAVCAELVDRIKAEVPIWKEQFFADGTVEWVGAGE, encoded by the coding sequence ATGGGCACTGACACAGGCTTTGATATCGTGCACGCCGTGCTGAGCGCCGAACCCATCTCGGTGGACCAGGCGATCGCCGCCGTCGAATCGGACACCGCAGGGGCGGTGGTCAGCTTCAGCGGCGTCGTCCGCAACCACGACGGCGGCAAGCCGGTTACCCGGCTCAGTTACAGCGCCCACCCGACCGCGCACCAGGTGATGGCCGACGTCGTCGCCCGGCTCGTGGCGGAGCACTCAGCCCCTGCCGCCGGACAGGAATCCGACGGTGTCGGTGGCGAGGGCGGTGCCGGCCGCGCGCAGCAGCCGGTGCGGATCTGGGCCGCCCACAGGATCGGCATGCTTGAGATCGGCGACCCTGCCCTGGTCTGCGCCGTCTCGGCGGCCCACCGCGGCCAGGCTTTCGCCGTGTGCGCGGAGCTGGTGGACCGGATCAAAGCCGAGGTGCCGATCTGGAAAGAGCAGTTCTTCGCCGACGGCACCGTCGAGTGGGTCGGGGCAGGCGAGTAG
- the glp gene encoding gephyrin-like molybdotransferase Glp, with protein sequence MHRTETRHVSVVAHRDKVRALLAPLRTDERVERLPLIDALGRGLAADIMAPLDLPPFANSQMDGFAIRSGDVPDAGAELRVVAPVPAGAAPAELAAGTAAPIMTGAMMPAGADAVVPIEQAVPDSFPAPGEPATVRLPATAAGTYVRGAGSDIRCGDLALRSGTFLGPGQLGLLAALGYADVHVRPRLRVLLVTTGDEVVEPGSPLGPGKIFDSNGTLLASSMAQAGLEVTRAGISTDRPEELAGLLRRHAPAVDLIVTTGGVSKGAYEVVRQAMTGHDVEFTAVAMQPGGPQGIGRFDGVAVLGFPGNPVSCLVSFEMFLRPVLTELFGAPAPRPAVRARLAGPLTSPAAKHQVRRGTLAPDGTVRLEGGDGSHLVHALARSNALVHIPEGTAALAAGDEVEVWIL encoded by the coding sequence ATGCACCGCACCGAGACAAGGCACGTCAGCGTCGTAGCGCACCGGGACAAGGTCCGGGCCCTGCTGGCCCCGCTCCGCACCGACGAACGCGTGGAACGGCTCCCGCTGATCGATGCACTGGGCCGCGGACTCGCCGCCGACATCATGGCCCCGCTGGACCTTCCACCCTTTGCCAACTCGCAGATGGACGGCTTCGCGATCCGCAGCGGTGACGTGCCCGACGCCGGCGCGGAACTGCGCGTCGTCGCACCTGTACCGGCCGGCGCGGCACCGGCGGAACTGGCCGCCGGCACGGCTGCGCCGATCATGACCGGAGCCATGATGCCGGCCGGGGCAGACGCCGTCGTCCCGATTGAACAGGCAGTGCCCGACTCGTTTCCCGCCCCCGGCGAACCCGCCACGGTCCGCCTGCCGGCCACCGCCGCCGGAACCTACGTGCGCGGCGCCGGCAGTGACATCCGCTGCGGCGACCTCGCCCTCCGGTCCGGGACGTTCCTCGGCCCGGGGCAGCTGGGCCTCCTCGCGGCCCTGGGCTATGCGGATGTGCACGTCCGGCCCCGCCTCCGGGTCCTGCTGGTCACCACCGGGGACGAAGTGGTGGAACCGGGCAGCCCGCTGGGCCCGGGCAAAATCTTCGACTCCAACGGCACCCTCCTCGCGTCATCGATGGCTCAGGCCGGGCTCGAGGTCACCCGGGCCGGGATCTCGACGGATCGGCCCGAAGAGCTCGCCGGGCTGCTGCGGCGGCACGCCCCGGCCGTGGACCTGATCGTCACCACCGGCGGCGTCAGCAAGGGCGCCTACGAGGTGGTCCGGCAGGCGATGACCGGACACGACGTCGAATTCACCGCCGTGGCGATGCAGCCGGGCGGCCCGCAGGGAATCGGCAGGTTCGACGGCGTCGCCGTGCTGGGCTTCCCCGGCAACCCGGTGAGCTGCCTGGTGTCCTTTGAAATGTTCCTGCGCCCCGTCCTCACGGAGCTTTTCGGCGCCCCGGCACCCCGGCCGGCCGTCCGGGCCCGGCTCGCCGGGCCGCTGACGTCCCCGGCGGCCAAGCACCAGGTCCGGCGCGGCACCCTGGCTCCGGACGGCACGGTACGGCTGGAAGGCGGCGACGGCTCGCACCTGGTCCACGCCCTGGCCCGGTCCAACGCCCTGGTCCACATCCCCGAGGGAACAGCGGCTCTCGCTGCGGGCGATGAAGTGGAAGTATGGATTCTGTGA
- the dapB gene encoding 4-hydroxy-tetrahydrodipicolinate reductase — translation MTEQLSVAVLGASGRMGAEAVKAIDAAADLTLVAALGRNDPLDTLVSSGAQIVVDLTVPESTEANVRFAVEHGMHVVVGTTGWDAGRLARLEELLAARPGVGVLIAPNFALGSVLASAFAAKASRYFESVEIIELHHPDKVDAPSGTAVRTAQLIAAERAAAGVPSSPDATTTELDGARGSDVEGVRVHSVRLSGLVAHQEVLMGGPGEQLTIRHDSFDRASFMPGVLLGVRNVAAHPGLTVGLDGYLDLGL, via the coding sequence ATGACCGAACAACTCTCCGTCGCCGTGCTGGGCGCCAGCGGGCGCATGGGCGCCGAAGCCGTGAAGGCCATCGACGCCGCCGCGGACCTGACGCTCGTCGCCGCCCTTGGCCGCAACGACCCCCTGGACACGCTCGTCAGCTCCGGCGCGCAGATCGTGGTGGACCTGACCGTCCCCGAAAGCACCGAGGCGAACGTCCGGTTCGCCGTCGAACACGGCATGCACGTCGTGGTCGGCACCACCGGCTGGGACGCCGGCCGGCTCGCGCGGCTTGAGGAACTCCTCGCGGCACGGCCCGGCGTCGGCGTCCTCATCGCCCCCAACTTTGCCCTCGGTTCGGTCCTGGCCTCGGCCTTCGCCGCCAAGGCGTCCCGGTATTTCGAGTCCGTCGAGATCATTGAACTGCACCACCCGGACAAGGTGGATGCCCCCTCCGGCACGGCCGTGCGGACGGCGCAGCTGATCGCGGCCGAGCGCGCCGCCGCCGGCGTGCCGTCCAGCCCGGACGCCACCACCACGGAGCTCGACGGCGCCCGTGGCAGTGACGTGGAGGGCGTCCGGGTCCACAGCGTCAGGCTCAGCGGCCTCGTTGCCCATCAGGAGGTCCTGATGGGCGGGCCGGGGGAGCAGCTGACCATCCGCCACGACTCGTTCGACCGCGCTTCCTTCATGCCCGGGGTGCTGCTGGGAGTGCGCAACGTCGCCGCCCACCCCGGCCTCACCGTCGGGCTCGACGGCTACCTGGACCTGGGGCTCTGA
- a CDS encoding MogA/MoaB family molybdenum cofactor biosynthesis protein: protein MTLPEPHRHGEATGRKAGVVIASTRAAAGVYEDLTGPVIIDWLTEHGFEPFPALVVPDGAPVGAALRALLSQQPAVIITSGGTGLSPTDATPEETLPLLDREIPGIMEGIRNAGAAKTPMAMLSRGHAGASGRTFIVNLPGSPKGVMDGLGVLDPILGHLCDQLEGSHGH, encoded by the coding sequence ATGACCCTGCCCGAACCGCACCGCCACGGCGAGGCCACAGGCCGGAAGGCCGGCGTCGTGATCGCCTCCACCCGCGCGGCGGCCGGCGTTTACGAGGACCTGACGGGACCTGTCATCATCGACTGGCTCACCGAACACGGGTTTGAGCCGTTTCCTGCCCTCGTCGTCCCGGACGGCGCCCCGGTGGGAGCGGCGCTCCGTGCCCTGCTGAGCCAGCAGCCCGCGGTCATCATCACCAGCGGCGGCACCGGCCTGAGCCCTACCGACGCGACCCCGGAAGAGACCCTGCCGCTGCTCGACCGGGAAATTCCGGGCATCATGGAAGGCATCCGGAACGCCGGGGCGGCCAAGACGCCCATGGCGATGCTCAGCCGCGGCCACGCGGGCGCGTCCGGCCGGACGTTCATCGTGAACCTTCCCGGCTCACCGAAGGGCGTCATGGACGGCCTGGGCGTGCTGGATCCCATCCTCGGACATCTTTGCGACCAGCTGGAGGGCAGTCATGGGCACTGA
- the moaC gene encoding cyclic pyranopterin monophosphate synthase MoaC yields MDSVNAADNPGSDPATAEHSAGDTARLTHLRHDGTAQMVDVSNKAESTREATATATVRSTAEVLALLGGGELPKGDALAVARIAGIMAAKKTPDLIPLCHPLPIAKVTIDFELDTDTVTVFATVKTRGVTGVEMEALTAASVAALSVYDMIKAVDKHAVLTDIKVLAKSGGKSGDWTL; encoded by the coding sequence ATGGATTCTGTGAATGCAGCAGATAATCCAGGATCCGACCCCGCCACGGCGGAACACAGTGCAGGGGACACCGCCCGCCTGACCCACCTCCGCCACGACGGCACGGCCCAGATGGTGGACGTGTCCAACAAGGCCGAATCCACCCGCGAAGCCACGGCCACCGCGACCGTCCGCAGCACGGCCGAGGTCCTGGCCCTCCTCGGCGGCGGCGAGCTGCCGAAGGGCGACGCCCTGGCCGTCGCCCGTATCGCCGGGATCATGGCCGCCAAAAAGACACCGGACCTCATCCCGCTGTGCCACCCGCTGCCGATCGCCAAGGTCACCATCGACTTCGAACTCGACACCGACACCGTGACGGTCTTCGCCACCGTCAAGACCCGCGGCGTCACCGGAGTCGAGATGGAGGCGCTGACAGCCGCGTCCGTCGCGGCCCTCAGCGTCTATGACATGATCAAAGCCGTGGACAAACACGCGGTCCTGACCGACATCAAAGTGCTCGCCAAAAGCGGCGGCAAGAGCGGGGACTGGACGCTATGA
- a CDS encoding Asp23/Gls24 family envelope stress response protein, translating to MALEDIPRLDCGRSIDLIWDTIYRPPTAHEEQCDQCQTARTRLQKLSKATRSLRESDLHNPTLKPRPGIKDAIMDEARLKVSRGSRILLRSAGDGSTEISEQALRSLIRSAAAAIPGVHSRRCRVEIGSAATSSDAEFRPTGATGPAINVGPGLIINLRVAAAPGIVIPRTVEALRREISDAILASVGIGAGTVNITVEDLYDV from the coding sequence ATGGCGCTAGAAGATATTCCCCGGCTCGACTGCGGCCGTAGCATCGATCTCATCTGGGACACGATCTACCGGCCACCCACCGCACACGAAGAACAATGTGACCAGTGCCAAACTGCCAGAACCCGGCTGCAAAAACTCAGCAAGGCAACCCGCTCGCTGCGCGAAAGCGATCTTCACAACCCCACGCTGAAACCCCGTCCCGGGATCAAAGACGCCATCATGGATGAGGCCCGCTTGAAAGTCTCCCGCGGCAGCAGAATCCTCCTGCGCAGCGCAGGCGACGGCTCCACTGAGATCAGCGAACAGGCCCTGCGCTCCCTTATCCGGTCGGCGGCGGCAGCGATCCCCGGTGTCCACTCACGACGCTGCCGCGTCGAAATCGGCTCAGCGGCAACCAGCTCCGACGCTGAATTCCGTCCGACCGGAGCGACCGGTCCCGCAATCAATGTCGGTCCTGGCCTCATAATCAATCTTCGGGTTGCCGCCGCCCCGGGCATCGTCATCCCCCGAACAGTGGAGGCACTGCGACGCGAGATCAGCGACGCGATTCTGGCCAGCGTCGGCATTGGCGCCGGAACAGTCAACATTACGGTGGAGGACCTTTACGATGTCTGA
- a CDS encoding heparan-alpha-glucosaminide N-acetyltransferase domain-containing protein, protein MTARGTTTASRSAKGTSAGARLAGIDAARGLALLAMMATHVLPTFGPDAQLTPTWTGLAFSGRAAALFAVLAGVGLALSTGKQQPLEGPALWAARRGIALRALVVATVGLSLGGLEVNIAVILVHYALLFLCVLPFVGLGLRRLLAFAAAWILAAPVLAYLLRPWLLSADPPLRLGHNPGWEDLGTPARLLGDLFLTGYYPVLQWIGYLLVGLAIGRMALAKAAVPFLLLAAGTAVAVGAKWLGTVLMEDWGGRQALEARIRDPSYPLESLLQVNLAGVDQSGSAWWLATSSPHAGSTLDLLHTSGVAAAVIGVCLLLARLGEWVELDLLLLLRGTGAMTLSLYTAHLCIMAALHGQPLAPGWTVEGVYWAQAAGALAVGGVFAALAWRGPLEWASHAASHLGSFRPGRARQAARSR, encoded by the coding sequence ATGACCGCACGCGGAACCACTACTGCTTCCCGGTCGGCCAAGGGCACTTCCGCAGGTGCCCGGCTGGCCGGCATTGACGCAGCCCGCGGGCTGGCGCTGCTGGCCATGATGGCCACGCACGTGTTGCCGACCTTCGGGCCGGACGCGCAGCTCACACCCACCTGGACCGGGCTCGCGTTTTCGGGGCGGGCGGCCGCGCTGTTCGCCGTGCTGGCCGGCGTCGGCCTTGCCCTGTCTACCGGAAAGCAGCAACCGCTCGAGGGGCCGGCGCTGTGGGCGGCACGCCGGGGCATAGCGCTCCGTGCCCTCGTGGTGGCCACCGTCGGGCTGTCCCTGGGCGGGCTGGAAGTGAACATCGCCGTCATCCTGGTCCACTATGCGCTGCTGTTCCTGTGCGTGCTGCCGTTTGTCGGGCTCGGGCTGAGGCGCCTGCTCGCGTTCGCGGCCGCGTGGATCCTGGCGGCGCCTGTCCTGGCCTACCTGCTGCGGCCCTGGCTGCTGTCCGCGGATCCGCCGCTGCGGCTGGGGCACAATCCCGGCTGGGAGGACCTCGGCACGCCGGCACGGCTCCTCGGCGACCTCTTTTTGACCGGGTACTACCCCGTGCTGCAGTGGATTGGCTATCTCCTGGTGGGGCTCGCGATCGGCCGCATGGCGCTGGCGAAGGCAGCCGTGCCGTTCCTCCTGCTGGCGGCCGGAACGGCGGTGGCTGTCGGTGCCAAGTGGCTCGGGACCGTCCTGATGGAAGACTGGGGCGGCAGGCAGGCCCTGGAGGCGCGGATCCGTGACCCCTCTTATCCGCTGGAGAGCCTGCTGCAGGTCAACCTTGCCGGCGTCGACCAGTCAGGCTCTGCGTGGTGGCTTGCCACCAGCTCACCGCACGCCGGCAGCACGCTGGATCTGCTCCACACCTCGGGGGTGGCGGCCGCCGTGATCGGCGTGTGCCTCCTGCTGGCCCGGCTCGGTGAGTGGGTGGAGCTTGACCTGCTGCTCCTGCTTCGCGGCACCGGAGCCATGACGCTAAGCCTTTACACGGCGCACTTGTGCATCATGGCGGCCCTGCACGGCCAGCCGTTGGCTCCCGGCTGGACCGTGGAGGGCGTGTACTGGGCCCAGGCCGCCGGCGCACTGGCGGTCGGCGGAGTGTTTGCGGCGCTGGCCTGGCGCGGGCCGCTGGAGTGGGCCAGCCACGCCGCCAGCCACCTGGGCAGCTTCCGGCCCGGCCGGGCGCGCCAGGCCGCCCGTTCCCGGTAG
- a CDS encoding molybdopterin-dependent oxidoreductase, whose translation MEHDARQQRPTQQRSRELWGAGAGLVAVGTAVVLGELAASLVSPTVSPVTAVGGAVIDAVPPGVKEWVISVFGTADKLALLGSMSLVIAALAALSGVLEVRRRFAGVAVIAVFGAAGLVAVLGRADLTANAVPVPVLVALVAIALLRWLIRNLLAWQPPVPQAAAEQPAAAEQPAGAPAGDPGPARRRFLLALGGTAAVAAVAGALATTLRGAAAVVSEVRSKLALPAPAAPAPTIPAGAEIRLPGLGPLVTPNKDFYRIDTALRVPVVDPEQWTLKVTGLVERAVELDFATLLAKPLTERHVTIACVSNEVGGDLIGNARWLGWPVRELLAMAGPQPGADMVLSRSTDGWTAGTPLEALTDGRDALLVVGMNGEPLPLEHGFPVRMIVPGLYGYVSATKWLTELKVTRYADDVAYWTPRGWSERGPIKTSSRIDVPRDGGSVAAGSVVFGGVAWAQHTGISKVELRINRGDWKQAELAPGISKDTWYQWKLALPLTAGQYEVQVRATALDGVAQVEKSAPVAPSGATGYHTVRVDVKS comes from the coding sequence ATGGAACACGATGCCCGGCAACAGCGTCCCACGCAACAGCGCTCCCGTGAGCTCTGGGGCGCCGGAGCCGGCCTCGTTGCCGTGGGGACGGCGGTGGTGCTGGGTGAACTTGCCGCCAGCCTGGTGAGCCCCACAGTCTCTCCGGTGACGGCGGTCGGCGGGGCAGTGATCGATGCCGTCCCGCCCGGCGTCAAGGAATGGGTCATCTCGGTGTTCGGTACAGCGGACAAGCTGGCCCTGCTGGGCAGCATGTCGCTGGTGATCGCCGCGCTCGCGGCCCTGTCCGGCGTCCTTGAAGTGCGCCGCCGTTTCGCCGGGGTGGCCGTCATCGCAGTGTTCGGCGCCGCGGGCCTCGTGGCCGTGCTGGGCCGGGCCGACCTCACGGCCAACGCCGTTCCCGTCCCCGTGCTCGTGGCCCTCGTGGCAATAGCCCTGCTGCGCTGGCTGATCCGGAACCTGCTGGCGTGGCAGCCGCCCGTGCCGCAGGCCGCTGCGGAGCAGCCTGCCGCGGCCGAGCAGCCGGCCGGGGCTCCGGCCGGAGACCCGGGACCCGCACGTCGCCGGTTCCTCCTGGCCCTCGGCGGGACCGCGGCGGTGGCCGCCGTCGCCGGGGCGCTCGCGACCACGCTCAGGGGAGCGGCCGCCGTCGTCAGTGAAGTGCGCAGCAAGCTGGCCCTCCCTGCCCCCGCGGCTCCCGCGCCGACCATCCCGGCCGGCGCGGAGATCCGGCTGCCGGGCCTCGGCCCGCTCGTGACCCCGAACAAGGACTTCTACCGGATTGATACCGCCCTGCGCGTACCGGTCGTGGACCCGGAACAATGGACGCTGAAAGTCACCGGCCTGGTGGAGCGGGCAGTCGAACTCGACTTCGCCACGCTCCTGGCCAAGCCCCTGACCGAACGCCATGTGACCATCGCCTGCGTCTCCAACGAGGTAGGCGGGGACCTGATCGGTAACGCCCGCTGGCTGGGCTGGCCGGTCCGCGAACTGCTCGCCATGGCCGGCCCGCAACCCGGGGCGGACATGGTGCTGTCCCGCAGCACTGACGGCTGGACGGCGGGGACCCCGCTTGAGGCCCTCACGGACGGCCGGGACGCGCTGCTGGTTGTGGGCATGAACGGGGAACCGCTCCCGCTGGAGCACGGGTTCCCGGTCCGGATGATCGTGCCCGGGCTGTACGGCTATGTCTCGGCCACTAAATGGCTCACCGAGCTGAAGGTGACCCGGTACGCGGACGACGTCGCCTACTGGACGCCCCGCGGGTGGAGCGAGCGCGGCCCGATTAAGACCTCGTCCAGGATCGACGTGCCGCGGGACGGCGGCAGCGTGGCTGCGGGGAGCGTGGTGTTCGGCGGCGTCGCCTGGGCCCAACATACTGGAATCAGCAAAGTGGAGCTGCGGATAAACCGGGGCGACTGGAAGCAGGCGGAGCTCGCCCCGGGCATCTCCAAGGACACGTGGTACCAGTGGAAACTGGCCCTGCCGCTCACCGCCGGACAGTACGAGGTCCAGGTCCGCGCCACGGCCCTGGACGGCGTTGCTCAAGTGGAAAAGTCCGCACCGGTCGCGCCCAGCGGGGCCACCGGCTATCACACCGTTAGAGTTGACGTGAAATCCTAG